Proteins from one Camelina sativa cultivar DH55 chromosome 8, Cs, whole genome shotgun sequence genomic window:
- the LOC104709327 gene encoding protein DEFECTIVE IN MERISTEM SILENCING 3-like, translating into MMKQIEEKHHDTAASVFCCLYREAPPPQSFFLSNKGMFGIVALLGSVASTSLSRVLSEYLGKDTMLSLVCKSSQFGQKSDEYRKLQSEAASHGRTITNRFLVICLDATRPWRNGLVKNDPQKRLAMDNPYLPNGDPIPGFKGYAVNMIHLNSEELDIQSNSGHGLRETLFYGVFGELQVYETAEDLEAALPHINGDAVSLDGVIARENGFIYSGCCTPEVHFPITVTEKQEKALVRIEIARGKKRKAEKEITEGKCKMRRLVKKLKKATDKYQHLTATIDS; encoded by the exons ATGATGAAACAAATCGAAGAGAAGCATCATGACACTGCAGCATCGGTTTTCTGCTGTCTGTACAGAGAGGCTCCGCCTCCACAgtctttttttctgtcaaacAAAGGAATGTTTGGCATTGTAGCGCTTCTCGGTTCAGTTGCCTCCACCTCCCTTAGCAG GGTTTTGTCTGAATATTTGGGGAAAGACACAATGCTTTCATTGGTGTGCAAATCATCACAATTTGGACAGAAAAGCGATGAGTATCGCAAGCTTCAATCTGAAGCAGCTAGCCACGGACGAACTATCACCAATCGGTTTCTTGTTATTTGTCTTGATGCAACCAG ACCTTGGAGGAATGGACTTGTGAAGAATGATCCTCAGAAGAGATTAGCCATGGATAACCCTTACCTGCCGAATGGAGATCCTATTCCCGGTTTCAAAGGCTACGCTGTGAACATGATACACTTAAATTCAGAGGAGCTGGATATACAATCAAACTCGGGTCATGGGCTTAGGGAGACGCTATTCTATGGAGTTTTTGGAGAGTTGCAGGTGTATGAGACCGCAGAGGATCTCGAAGCAGCTCTTCCTCACATCAATGGAGACGCTGTGTCTCTAGATGGTGTGATCGCCAGAGAAAACGGTTTCATATACTCTGGTTGCTG TACACCGGAAGTTCATTTTCCAATAACCGTAACGGAGAAGCAAGAGAAGGCATTGGTGCGAATAGAAATAGCAAGAGGCAAAAAGAGAAAGGCTGAGAAGGAGATCACCGAGGGGAAATGTAAGATGCGTAGGTTGGTGAAAAAGTTGAAGAAGGCAACGGACAAGTACCAACATTTAACAGCTACGATAGACTCttag